One Raphanus sativus cultivar WK10039 unplaced genomic scaffold, ASM80110v3 Scaffold1041, whole genome shotgun sequence DNA window includes the following coding sequences:
- the LOC130503596 gene encoding probable hexosyltransferase MUCI70: MLTSNSKDKERSLSFLCCWYLGRRRVAMLLLLSLAFVVFVLGSYTINKESSNSPNIHQSIETIEFGSNQTPLSRELSSFYQTRDSDDDHSRGSGDVDIIHPPPSLPSHHPCDSFSFPPPPPPGFRRPGPRPCPVCYLSPEEALAHMPKHPFESPVLKNLTYIHEESPVKREEEGQGGSEFGGYPSLEDRTNSFDIKESMTVHCGFVKGTKPGYQTGFDIDEDILPEMDQFHEVIVASAIFGKYDLIQEPVNISEMARKNIPFYMFVDEETHSYLKNTSSYTEDNKRVGLWRIIVVHNVPYTDARRNGKIPKLLLHRMFPNVRYSIWVDAKLQLVVDPYQILERFLWRTNSSLAISKHYRRFDVFVEAEANKAARKYDNASIDYQVEFYKKEGLTPYTDAKLPITSDVPEGCTIIREHIPITNLFTCVWFNEVDRFTSRDQLSFAVSRDKIREKVDWNINMFLDCERRNFVKQVYHRDVLMNMKPPRASSSSKVLPDPLPLPRGKSVGGKATTGKKSPGQRGRRRHRKVSAGGKNMR, translated from the exons ATGCTCACTTCAAATTCTAAAGACAAGGAAAGATCTCTCTCCTTCTTATGTTGCTGGTACTTGGGTCGAAGACGCGTCGCAATGCTCCTCCTTCTCAGCCTTGCTTTCGTTGTCTTTGTCTTGGGTTCTTACACTATCAACAAAG AGAGTAGTAATAGTCCAAACATTCATCAGAGTATTGAGACTATTGAATTTGGAAGCAACCAAACACCATTAAGTAGAGAATTGAGTTCTTTCtatcaaactagagattctgaTGATGATCACAGTAGAGGAAGTGGTGATGTAGACATCATTCATCCTCCTCCATCACTCCCTTCTCACCATCCATGCGATAGTTTTTcgtttcctcctcctcctccacctggATTTAGAAGGCCTGGACCCCGCc CGTGTCCGGTGTGCTATCTATCTCCAGAGGAGGCCTTAGCTCATATGCCAAAGCATCCGTTTGAATCCCCTGTGCTTAAGAATTTGACGTATATCCATGAGGAGAGTCCTGTAAAACGTGAAGAAGAAGGTCAAGGAGGCTCTGAGTTTGGAGGTTATCCTTCTCTTGAAGATAGGACTAACTCCTTTGACATAAAAGAGTCCATGACAGTGCATTGCGG ATTTGTCAAAGGAACTAAACCGGGCTATCAAACCGGTTTTGACATTGATGAGGATATCCTTCCTGAGATGGACCAGTTCCATGAAGTGATTGTTGCTTCAGCGATATTTG GAAAGTATGATCTAATTCAAGAACCGGTGAACATTAGTGAAATGGCGAGGAAGAACATCCCTTTCTACATGTTTGTTGATGAAGAAACACATTCATATCTCAAGAACACTTCTAGTTACACAGAGGATAACAAGAGAGTAGGACTATGGAGGATCATTGTTGTGCATAATGTCCCTTACACCGATGCAAGGCGTAATGGAAAG ATTCCGAAGCTTCTGTTGCATAGAATGTTCCCAAATGTAAGGTACTCTATATGGGTGGATGCAAAGCTCCAGCTTGTTGTAGATCCTTATCAAATACTTGAAAG GTTCTTGTGGAGAACGAACTCTAGTTTGGCAATCTCTAAACACTACAGGCGTTTTGATGTGTTTGTGGAGGCTGAGGCGAACAAAGCCGCAAGAAAATACGATAATGCCTCAATTGATTACCAAGTAGAGTTCTACAAGAAGGAAGGGTTGACACCTTATACTGATGCTAAGCTTCCAATAACAAGTg ATGTTCCTGAAGGTTGTACAATCATAAGAGAACACATACCGATCACAAACCTCTTCACGTGTGTTTGGTTCAACGAAGTAGACCGGTTTACCTCAAGAGATCAATTGAGTTTTGCAGTTTCAAGGGACAAGATAAGAGAGAAAGTGGATTGGAACATCAATATGTTCTTGGACTGTGAAAGACGCAACTTTGTAAAACAg GTTTATCACAGAGACGTTTTGATGAACATGAAACCTCctcgagcttcttcttcttctaaggTTCTTCCCGATCCACTACCATTGCCACGTGGAAAATCAGTAGGTGGTAAAGCCACCACGGGGAAGAAGAGTCCGGGACAACGTGGAAGAAGGCGTCACCGGAAAGTTTCAGCCGGTGGCAAAAACATGAGATAA